The Aestuariibaculum lutulentum genome segment ATAGATATGTCATGGGAAAAAGCAAAATATTCGATTAACAAAGGACTTTGGGGAACCAGTGTTGGAGGATCTGAAACTTTAACTTCTGAAAAACCTTTACCAAGTGAAGCTTACCCATCTCAGTTAAAACATTCTGAAGAAGAAAAAGTGAAATTAACCTTCGAAAAAGGAGAGTTGGTAGCTGTTAATGGTATTGAAAACGATCCTGAAATCAATATTGAGACTCTAAACAATTTAGCTTCGGCGTATGCCATTGGAAGAGATATTCACGTGGGTGATACTATTGTTGGTATTAAAGGTCGTGTTGGTTTTGAAGCTGCTGCAGCATTAATCACTATTAAAGCGCATCACTTATTAGAAAAGCACACGCTTACTAAATGGCAGTTACAACACAAGGAATATATTGCAAGTTTCTACGGCATGCATTTACACGAAGGCTTGTACTTAGATCCGGTAATGCGAGATATGGAAGCCTTTTTACAAAGCAGCCAGGATAAAGTGAGTGGCGATGTTACTGTAACATTAAAACCTTACCACTTTACGTTAGATGGTATTTCATCAGAGCATGATTTAATGAGTGCGAAGTTTGGTAGCTACGGCGAGGAGAATAAAGGCTGGACGGCAGATGAAGCTAAAGGATTTATTAAAATCTTCGGAAACCAGAACAAGATTTATCAACAGGTAAATTCAAATTAAAATAGAAATAAAGCTTGTCATCCTGAATTGTCGCACTGAGCGGAGTCGAAGTGTTGTTTCAGTTCCTAAATGATGAGTTTGAAAAACAGTAAAAATGAAAAATATTCAAGTTGGAATTATTGGTGGTGCAGGGTATACTGCCGGTGAGTTGGTTAGATTACTAATCAACCATCCACAAGCAGAACTTAACTTTGTATACAGTACATCTAACGCAGGAAATAAAATAAGTAAAATTCATCAGGATCTTGTGGGTTCTCTGGATTTGGAGTTTACCGATACGGTAAATCCGGATGTTGACGTGTTGTTTTTGTGTCTTGGGCATGGTAATTCGGTTAAATTCTTATCGGAAAACAGCTTTTCTCAAAACACAAAAATCATCGATTTAGGAAACGATTTCAGATTAGAAGACGATAAAGTTTTTAATGGAAAAACCTTTGTTTACGGGCTGCCTGAATTACAAAGAGAAACTATAAAGAACGCGAATTACATTGCAAATCCAGGATGTTTTGCAACCGCTATTCAATTAGGTTTGTTACCATTGGCGAATGCCGGATTGTTAAATGAAGATGTTCACATTAATGCGGTAACCGGAGCTACAGGAGCAGGAACGTCGCTGTCTGCAACCTCGCATTATGCGTGGCGAGATAATAACTTTTCGTATTATAAACCGTTTACCCATCAGCATTTAGGAGAGATTAACCAATCGGTGAAACAATTACAGAACGGATTCGATTCAGATATTCTGTTTATGCCAAACCGAGGAAATTTTTCTAGGGGAATTTTCGCGACGCTTTATACCGATTTTTCAGGATCGGTTGAAGAGGCAAAAGCACTTTATACAGAATTTTATAAGGATGCTGAATTTACGTTTGTTTCCGATGATGAATTACATTTAAAGCAAGTTGTTAATACTAATAAGTGTTTGATTCATTTGCATAAGCACAACGGAAAATTATTAATTACGAGTATTATAGATAATTTATTAAAAGGTGCCTCCGGACAAGCGGTTCAGAATATGAATTTAATGTTCGGACTTGAAGAAACCACTGGGTTGAACTTGAAAGCGACTTATTTCTAATAAAAAGAACTAACCAACACATGAAAATAGCAGTAATAGGAATCGGTAATTTAGGAAGTTCGATTGCAAACGGACTTATTAAAAACAACACCTTTTCATTGTATTTAAGTAGCCGAAAGGCGAGTAGCTTAGAGGTGTTTAAAGGCGTTGAAAACGTTGAAACGACTAACAACAATTCGTGGGCTGTAGAGCAGTCAGATATTGTTATTTTCGCTTTACAACCCAAACATATAGATAAGGTTCTGGAAGAAGTTTCAGGGAAGATTACCCAAAACCATATTGTTATTTCTGTGGCTGCCGGAGTTGAAATCCCAAGGATTGAAAGTATTATTGGAAGCGATAAAAATATCATGCGTGTCATGCCTAATACAGCGATTTCTATTGGTAAATCGATGACGTGTATTTCGGCAAACGATAAGGCTCAGGATAAAGTGAGTTTAGCACAGGATATTTTTAATCAATTAGGGACAACATTGGTGATTCCCGAAGAATTAATACAGGCAGCAACCGTTATCTGCGCCAGCGGAATTGCGTTTTGGATGCGCTTGGTTCGTGCTACGACACAAGGGGCTATTCAGTTAGGTTTCGAAGCCCATGAAGCTCACCAATTAGCAACACAAACATGTTATGGAGCAGCTAGTTTATTAATTGAAAGCGGGAAACACCCAGAACAGGAAATCGATCGGGTAACGACGCCAAGTGGTTGTACGATAGAAGGTTTGAATGCTATGGAACATAATGGATTAAGCTCTGCCTTAATTCAGGGGCTTATAGCTTCATTCGAAAAAATTAATCAAATTAAAAAGAATTAAAATGCCATTATTTGACGTTTATCCATTATATAGTGTAACGCCGGTATCGGCGAAAGGTATTCACGTTTACGACGAAAATAATACGGAATATTTAGACCTTTACGGTGGTCATGCCGTAATTTCTATTGGTCATGCGCATCCTAATTATGTGGCTGCGATTACCAATCAGGTGAATGCTTTAGGATTTTATTCAAATGCTATTCAAAACCCAATCCAGGTGGAATTGGCCGATAAGTTGGAAGCACTTTCTGGTTGTGAAGGTTACAACTTATTTTTGTGTAATTCAGGTGCCGAAGCCAATGAAAACGCGTTGAAGTTAGCCTCTTTTAAAACAGGAAAGTCCCGAGTGGTGGCGTTTAAAAATGGCTTTCACGGACGTACTTCGGCGGCTGTAGCAGCAACTGATAATCCAAGTATTATAGCGCCAATCAATGCCCAGCAAGAGGTAACTATTCTTGAATTAAACGATATTGAAGGTGTAAAAATCGAGTTGGAAAAAGGTGATGTTTGTGCGGTTATCGTAGAGTTTATTCAGGGTGTTGGAGGATTAGATCAGGCTACTTCCGAATTTTACGAGCAGGTTGATACGCTTTGTAAAGCGAATAACACCTATTTTATTGCCGATGAGGTACAGTCTGGTTACGGACGTTCCGGGAAATTTTTCGCGTTTCAACATTATAATGTGACCCCGGAAGTAATTTCAATTGCTAAAGGTATGGGTAATGGATTTCCTATTGGAGGTATTTTAATTCATCCGGATATTGAAGCAAAATACGGTATGTTAGGAACCACTTTTGGTGGTAATCATTTAGCATGTGCAGCTGGTTTGGCGGTTTTAAATACCATTGAAGAAGAACAATTAATCGATAATGTGAATGCGATGGCTGAGTATTTCGTTTCTGTTGCTAAAACCATTCCCCAGATAAAAAATATAAAAGGACGTGGCTTAATGCTTGGTTTGGAATTCGATTTTGAAGTGGGCGATTTAAGAAAGAAATTAATTTACGATCATCATATTTTTACTGGTGGTGCTTCAAATAAAAAGTTACTAAGAATTTTACCACCATTAACGATTAAAAAGGAACATATCGATCAGTTTTTTAAGGCCTTAAAAAAGGAGCTAGAAGCGGTTGAAGTATAAAAATAACGTGTCATTTCGCCGATAGGAGAAATCACATAAGGATATAAAAAATGAACACCTTATTATCAATTGAAATAAGAAACGCTGTATTATTAACCATGGCGGAATTGCTTGAAAGAGATCGAGCAGCCCTCATAAAAATAAACAAAGGAGATCTGGAAGCTTACGACGGTGATGACATTTCCATGTACGATCGTTTAAAAGTGAACGATGCTAAAGTAGATGAAATGATTGCTTCGGTAACGCATTTGGCATCTCAGGCAGACCCCGTTGGTGTTGAGCGTTTTAGTTTCAAACATGATAATGGCATGCAGGTGTATAATAAAACAGCATCCTTCGGAACGGTGCTGATTATTTACGAATCGCGGCCGGATGTTACCGTTGAAGCAGCGGGAATTGCCTTTAAATCGGGGAACAAAATTTTACTTAAAGGTGGAAAGGAATCTACCGATTCTAATTTAAAAATTGTTGATTTGTGGCATGAGGCTTTAAAAGCTA includes the following:
- a CDS encoding argininosuccinate synthase produces the protein MKKLVIAYSGGLDTSYCAVSLSKEFEVHAVSVNTGGFTKAEIDRIEANAYKMGVTTYKNIDAVATFYQKVVKYLVFGNVLKNNTYPLSVSAERIIQAIEIIEYAKSIDAEYIAHGSTGAGNDQVRFDMIFQTLAPDIEIITPIRDKKLTRQEEIDYLKANGIDMSWEKAKYSINKGLWGTSVGGSETLTSEKPLPSEAYPSQLKHSEEEKVKLTFEKGELVAVNGIENDPEINIETLNNLASAYAIGRDIHVGDTIVGIKGRVGFEAAAALITIKAHHLLEKHTLTKWQLQHKEYIASFYGMHLHEGLYLDPVMRDMEAFLQSSQDKVSGDVTVTLKPYHFTLDGISSEHDLMSAKFGSYGEENKGWTADEAKGFIKIFGNQNKIYQQVNSN
- the argC gene encoding N-acetyl-gamma-glutamyl-phosphate reductase, which encodes MKNIQVGIIGGAGYTAGELVRLLINHPQAELNFVYSTSNAGNKISKIHQDLVGSLDLEFTDTVNPDVDVLFLCLGHGNSVKFLSENSFSQNTKIIDLGNDFRLEDDKVFNGKTFVYGLPELQRETIKNANYIANPGCFATAIQLGLLPLANAGLLNEDVHINAVTGATGAGTSLSATSHYAWRDNNFSYYKPFTHQHLGEINQSVKQLQNGFDSDILFMPNRGNFSRGIFATLYTDFSGSVEEAKALYTEFYKDAEFTFVSDDELHLKQVVNTNKCLIHLHKHNGKLLITSIIDNLLKGASGQAVQNMNLMFGLEETTGLNLKATYF
- the proC gene encoding pyrroline-5-carboxylate reductase; the encoded protein is MKIAVIGIGNLGSSIANGLIKNNTFSLYLSSRKASSLEVFKGVENVETTNNNSWAVEQSDIVIFALQPKHIDKVLEEVSGKITQNHIVISVAAGVEIPRIESIIGSDKNIMRVMPNTAISIGKSMTCISANDKAQDKVSLAQDIFNQLGTTLVIPEELIQAATVICASGIAFWMRLVRATTQGAIQLGFEAHEAHQLATQTCYGAASLLIESGKHPEQEIDRVTTPSGCTIEGLNAMEHNGLSSALIQGLIASFEKINQIKKN
- a CDS encoding aspartate aminotransferase family protein, with the protein product MPLFDVYPLYSVTPVSAKGIHVYDENNTEYLDLYGGHAVISIGHAHPNYVAAITNQVNALGFYSNAIQNPIQVELADKLEALSGCEGYNLFLCNSGAEANENALKLASFKTGKSRVVAFKNGFHGRTSAAVAATDNPSIIAPINAQQEVTILELNDIEGVKIELEKGDVCAVIVEFIQGVGGLDQATSEFYEQVDTLCKANNTYFIADEVQSGYGRSGKFFAFQHYNVTPEVISIAKGMGNGFPIGGILIHPDIEAKYGMLGTTFGGNHLACAAGLAVLNTIEEEQLIDNVNAMAEYFVSVAKTIPQIKNIKGRGLMLGLEFDFEVGDLRKKLIYDHHIFTGGASNKKLLRILPPLTIKKEHIDQFFKALKKELEAVEV